One Meiothermus sp. CFH 77666 DNA segment encodes these proteins:
- the aceA gene encoding isocitrate lyase yields MSKLTPEMKLEAEKLRREWETNPRWKGIQRDYTAEDVVRLRPSILPEQTLAKVGAERLWELLHTRPYVNTFGAYTGAQAVQMVKAGLEAIYLSGWQVAADANLGAQTYPDQSLYPANSVPAVVKRINNALMRADQIERSEGKTDRYWYAPIVADAEAGFGGPLNAFELMKGMIEAGAAGVHWEDQLSSEKKCGHLGGKVLIPTSQHIRTLNAARLAADVMGVPSVIICRTDAEAATLLTSDIDERDKPFVKEGERTPEGFYRIRNGLEACITRSLAYAPYADLLWMETSTPDLEVARKFAEAIHREFPGKMLAYNCSPSFNWKKNLDDETIAKFQRELGAMGYKFQFITLAGWHNLNYRTFELAKGYKERGMSAFVELQQLEFAAEKDGFTAVKHQREVGAGYFDEVLMAITAGQASTAALVGSTEEAQFH; encoded by the coding sequence ATGTCCAAACTGACCCCCGAAATGAAACTGGAAGCCGAGAAACTCAGACGTGAGTGGGAAACCAACCCCCGCTGGAAAGGCATCCAGCGCGACTACACCGCCGAAGATGTGGTGCGCTTGCGCCCCAGCATTCTGCCCGAGCAGACCCTGGCCAAAGTGGGGGCCGAGCGGCTGTGGGAGCTTTTGCACACCCGCCCCTACGTGAACACCTTTGGGGCCTACACCGGCGCTCAGGCCGTGCAGATGGTGAAGGCGGGCCTCGAGGCCATCTACCTTTCGGGCTGGCAGGTGGCCGCCGACGCCAACCTGGGCGCCCAGACCTACCCCGACCAGTCCCTTTACCCCGCCAACTCGGTTCCGGCAGTGGTCAAACGCATCAACAACGCCCTCATGCGGGCCGACCAGATCGAGCGCAGCGAAGGCAAAACCGATCGCTACTGGTACGCCCCCATCGTGGCCGACGCCGAGGCCGGGTTTGGCGGCCCCCTGAATGCCTTCGAGCTGATGAAGGGCATGATCGAGGCCGGGGCCGCCGGGGTGCACTGGGAAGACCAGCTCAGTAGCGAGAAGAAGTGCGGCCACCTGGGAGGCAAGGTGCTCATTCCCACCTCGCAGCACATCCGCACCCTCAACGCCGCCCGGCTGGCTGCCGACGTGATGGGCGTGCCCAGCGTGATCATCTGCCGCACCGACGCCGAGGCCGCCACCCTGCTCACCAGCGACATTGACGAGCGCGACAAGCCCTTTGTGAAGGAAGGGGAGCGCACACCTGAGGGCTTTTATCGGATTCGCAACGGCCTCGAGGCCTGCATCACCCGCAGCCTGGCCTACGCCCCCTATGCCGACCTGCTCTGGATGGAGACCAGCACCCCCGACCTGGAGGTAGCCCGCAAGTTTGCCGAGGCCATCCACCGCGAGTTCCCCGGCAAGATGCTGGCCTACAACTGCTCGCCCAGCTTCAACTGGAAGAAAAACCTCGACGACGAGACCATCGCCAAGTTCCAGCGGGAGCTGGGGGCCATGGGCTACAAGTTCCAGTTCATCACCCTGGCGGGCTGGCACAACCTCAACTACCGCACCTTCGAGCTGGCCAAGGGCTACAAGGAGCGTGGCATGAGCGCCTTTGTGGAGTTGCAGCAGCTCGAGTTCGCCGCCGAAAAGGACGGCTTCACCGCGGTCAAGCACCAGCGCGAGGTGGGCGCGGGCTACTTCGACGAGGTGCTGATGGCCATCACCGCCGGACAGGCCTCCACGGCTGCCCTGGTGGGCTCCACCGAGGAAGCACAGTTCCATTGA
- a CDS encoding AAA domain-containing protein yields the protein MEKLPEPSKVEKWQQLLQQQVEPGSERPELWKHEPSLEQLEALQKRLNQVLHPVKQVEQWHISVIAAGFEPQLKQIWVDFIKLIESTRKLALEAQNMLIQFEPKLSDGIPVTEQAQQAGEIANFLKRGGKLNLLTLLKNSKWKAFIEKAQVASVKPSTYEHFRALEFEASLRVERQRLLKRWEALIGAVSEVKLGSSNPEMQAAQYIPILKSKLEWHSQFFLPFRMQLLEAGFDMDALQHSLPPNPQPNGELLNLVAALDELASILESKRVRVAQQLGNLEIANAISYLGLHKNANSADLVEALKKGSPAAYEQAYRRLFYLHQLIPRWERRMQLLGRLRETAPGWARAIEKREGIHGDSRVPNEPQKAWLHRVLSQELDERTKTSINALQHEVAKLERDLYQVTAELIDRKAWSAQIKKTTYQQRLALTGWMSTIKKIGKGKGKRAPTLKREAAKLLAQCRSAVPVWIMPLGRVVEQFRPEDDPFDVVIIDEASQADLFALFLFTMARKIVVVGDDKQVSPVAIGEEIEKVSPLQQAHLDGIPNKHLFDGKYSVYEVARSAFGGQVMLREHFRSVPEIIQFSNTLCYDGRIRPLRESGHSTLKPAVRAVRVKGFAEPRNTKINLGEAEEIVRLVKSCVGNPLYAGKTFGVISMVGEEQALKIEQMLRDALSPAELEGRRLICGNPAQFQGDERDVVFISMVDVPQGGPLSMRETELWQQRFNVAASRAKDQMWVVYSLDPAVDLKPGDLRRRLIEHALQPENSIHQMKIEGAKAESPFEREVLEYLTRVGFKVIAQYPVGSYRIDLVVEGPDQRVAIECDGDRFHPPEKWPEDLERQRILERLGWRFIRIRGSSFYRDRDGAMMMVIEELGKLGIERSNNARLSQRNIAHDVQSQTEIADEQVQVENPEPEKNLSNGWISTSSNESFEISVSELGNPDPMGAREDASENLGAIIQIPGTVKQEDQNNQITPEDQAKIDWVLSTHPDMWFELAHWAKMREHFAGWERKLIFDIGKYVKFGRVSYKQARQALRLYEEARKLGFSPSREN from the coding sequence ACTTATCGAGTCTACCCGGAAGCTCGCGCTCGAAGCTCAAAATATGCTCATTCAGTTTGAACCCAAACTTTCAGACGGCATTCCAGTTACTGAGCAGGCTCAGCAAGCCGGCGAAATTGCAAACTTTCTGAAGAGGGGTGGGAAACTTAATTTGCTTACCCTGCTAAAGAATTCCAAATGGAAAGCCTTTATCGAAAAAGCCCAAGTGGCATCCGTTAAACCAAGCACTTATGAGCATTTCCGAGCCCTTGAATTTGAGGCAAGCCTTAGAGTAGAACGTCAACGCCTCTTGAAGCGTTGGGAGGCGCTAATTGGTGCTGTAAGTGAGGTAAAGCTCGGTTCCTCCAATCCCGAAATGCAGGCCGCACAATATATCCCTATCCTGAAAAGTAAGCTGGAATGGCACTCTCAGTTTTTTTTGCCCTTCCGGATGCAATTGCTGGAGGCAGGATTCGATATGGATGCATTGCAGCACAGCCTACCTCCCAACCCCCAACCTAATGGAGAACTATTGAACCTGGTTGCTGCACTGGATGAGCTAGCCTCCATCCTTGAATCCAAGCGTGTTAGAGTAGCCCAGCAACTTGGCAACTTGGAGATTGCAAACGCTATTTCCTATCTCGGTTTGCACAAAAACGCAAACAGCGCCGACTTGGTCGAGGCCCTTAAAAAAGGATCTCCCGCAGCGTATGAACAGGCATACAGGAGGCTATTTTATCTCCACCAACTTATCCCTCGGTGGGAACGCCGTATGCAACTGTTGGGGCGGCTGAGGGAAACTGCACCAGGCTGGGCTAGAGCAATTGAAAAGCGCGAGGGCATACACGGGGATTCGAGAGTTCCGAATGAACCCCAGAAAGCCTGGCTACACCGCGTGCTTTCGCAGGAGCTGGATGAACGCACCAAAACTTCTATCAACGCTTTGCAGCATGAAGTGGCAAAACTCGAGCGCGACTTGTATCAGGTGACGGCTGAGCTGATTGACCGCAAAGCCTGGAGTGCTCAAATCAAAAAAACCACATATCAACAACGCCTTGCCCTAACTGGATGGATGAGCACTATCAAGAAAATCGGCAAGGGGAAGGGCAAGCGAGCACCCACACTAAAACGAGAGGCGGCCAAGCTACTCGCACAATGTCGTTCGGCTGTGCCGGTGTGGATTATGCCGCTGGGTCGCGTAGTGGAGCAGTTTAGACCAGAAGACGACCCTTTTGACGTTGTAATCATAGACGAGGCTAGCCAAGCGGATCTTTTTGCCCTCTTTTTATTTACCATGGCTCGAAAGATTGTAGTTGTGGGGGACGACAAGCAGGTAAGCCCCGTAGCGATAGGTGAGGAGATTGAAAAGGTATCTCCGCTACAACAAGCCCATCTTGATGGCATTCCAAATAAGCACCTATTTGACGGCAAATACTCCGTATACGAAGTTGCACGATCAGCATTCGGTGGACAGGTGATGCTACGGGAACACTTCCGCTCGGTTCCGGAAATAATACAGTTCAGTAACACACTTTGCTACGACGGAAGGATTAGGCCCTTGCGCGAATCAGGTCACTCCACACTGAAGCCTGCTGTTCGTGCAGTACGTGTGAAAGGCTTTGCCGAACCAAGAAACACGAAGATCAACCTGGGTGAGGCAGAAGAGATTGTTCGGTTAGTCAAGAGCTGTGTGGGCAATCCACTATACGCAGGCAAGACCTTCGGGGTTATTTCGATGGTGGGAGAGGAGCAGGCTCTAAAAATTGAGCAAATGTTGCGCGATGCCCTTTCTCCTGCTGAGTTAGAAGGGCGCAGGCTAATATGTGGTAACCCTGCGCAGTTCCAGGGAGATGAGCGCGATGTAGTCTTTATTTCCATGGTAGATGTGCCCCAGGGAGGCCCACTCTCCATGCGGGAAACTGAACTTTGGCAGCAGCGCTTCAATGTGGCTGCAAGTCGGGCCAAGGATCAAATGTGGGTGGTGTACTCGCTGGATCCAGCGGTAGATTTGAAACCTGGTGACCTGCGACGTCGCTTGATTGAGCACGCCTTGCAGCCAGAAAATTCAATTCACCAAATGAAGATAGAGGGCGCCAAGGCTGAGTCGCCCTTCGAGCGCGAGGTGCTTGAGTACCTAACTCGTGTTGGATTCAAGGTTATCGCGCAGTACCCGGTTGGGAGTTACCGGATTGATTTGGTGGTGGAAGGGCCTGACCAGCGGGTCGCAATCGAATGTGATGGTGACCGTTTCCATCCGCCGGAGAAATGGCCCGAAGACCTCGAGCGTCAGAGAATTCTTGAACGCCTGGGCTGGCGGTTTATTCGCATCAGAGGAAGCAGTTTTTATCGGGATCGAGATGGGGCAATGATGATGGTGATTGAAGAACTTGGGAAGCTTGGTATTGAGCGATCTAATAACGCCCGTCTAAGCCAAAGAAACATAGCGCACGATGTTCAATCGCAAACAGAAATTGCTGATGAGCAAGTACAAGTAGAAAACCCCGAGCCTGAAAAGAACTTGAGCAATGGCTGGATTTCAACCTCATCTAATGAGTCATTTGAGATAAGTGTCTCGGAGCTTGGGAATCCTGATCCAATGGGAGCCAGAGAAGATGCCAGTGAAAATCTGGGTGCAATCATACAAATTCCTGGCACTGTCAAACAAGAAGATCAAAACAACCAAATAACACCTGAAGACCAAGCTAAGATTGACTGGGTACTCTCCACACATCCAGATATGTGGTTTGAACTGGCACATTGGGCCAAGATGCGTGAACATTTTGCAGGTTGGGAGCGGAAGCTGATTTTTGACATTGGAAAATATGTGAAATTTGGCCGTGTTTCGTATAAACAAGCTCGCCAAGCCTTGCGCTTGTATGAAGAGGCCCGAAAGCTGGGCTTTAGTCCCTCGAGAGAAAACTGA
- a CDS encoding bioflim formation protein, with protein MKRLVALLTLVVGFAFAQAPAYPENTVGVGFGVGRGLMVQGSLGLPFSPLGIDTGLDLEVIVPTSFDNVEVWAFFKANLLPALTVADLSLSAGLGVDLSFNTAGSLFGFHLGPVASLEIPGGAISGYVGLGIEGGFNLAYGLGGRLYLDPVALEVGISDRYPFKIAVLYLW; from the coding sequence ATGAAGCGACTCGTTGCCTTGCTTACCTTGGTGGTTGGTTTCGCTTTTGCCCAGGCCCCGGCCTACCCCGAAAACACCGTGGGGGTGGGGTTTGGGGTTGGGCGGGGGTTGATGGTGCAGGGGAGCCTGGGCCTGCCCTTTAGCCCACTGGGCATTGATACCGGACTGGACCTCGAGGTCATCGTCCCCACCAGCTTCGACAATGTGGAGGTCTGGGCCTTTTTCAAGGCCAACCTGCTACCGGCCCTGACGGTGGCCGACCTCTCGCTCTCGGCGGGCCTGGGGGTAGACTTGAGCTTCAACACGGCGGGCAGTCTGTTTGGCTTCCACTTAGGGCCGGTGGCCAGCCTCGAGATTCCCGGCGGGGCCATTTCGGGCTATGTGGGGCTGGGCATCGAGGGGGGCTTCAACCTGGCCTATGGCCTGGGCGGGCGGCTTTACCTGGATCCGGTGGCCCTCGAGGTGGGCATCTCCGACCGCTATCCCTTCAAAATTGCGGTGCTGTACCTTTGGTAA